The Nycticebus coucang isolate mNycCou1 chromosome 2, mNycCou1.pri, whole genome shotgun sequence genome includes a window with the following:
- the GNG10 gene encoding guanine nucleotide-binding protein G(I)/G(S)/G(O) subunit gamma-10 isoform X2: MSSGASASALQRLVEQLKLEAGVERIKVSQAAAELQQYCTQNACKDALLVGVPAGSNPFREPRSCALLGGDLLVGAINGIAILGTRDSPEGETCAYHQL; the protein is encoded by the exons ATGTCCTCCGGGGCCAGCGCGAGCGCCCTGCAGCGCCTGGTGGAGCAGCTCAAGTTGGAGGCCGGCGTGGAGCGCATCAAG GTCTCTCAGGCGGCCGCAGAGCTTCAGCAGTACTGCACGCAGAATGCCTGCAAGGATGCCCTGCTGGTGGGCGTTCCAGCTGGAAGCAACCCCTTCCGGGAGCCCAGATCCTGTGCTTTACTC GGTGGTGATTTGCTAGTAGGAGCTATCAATGGAATTGCTATTCTTGGGACTAGGGACTCCCCAGAGGGGGAGACTTGTGCCTACCACCAGCTGTGA
- the GNG10 gene encoding guanine nucleotide-binding protein G(I)/G(S)/G(O) subunit gamma-10 isoform X1 — protein MSSGASASALQRLVEQLKLEAGVERIKVSQAAAELQQYCTQNACKDALLVGVPAGSNPFREPRSCALLGRSSLRNAFKYKVMNDCLQVSRKHFPQPMTFRYFSPFRWPGPIAKIPQELMSFYYK, from the exons ATGTCCTCCGGGGCCAGCGCGAGCGCCCTGCAGCGCCTGGTGGAGCAGCTCAAGTTGGAGGCCGGCGTGGAGCGCATCAAG GTCTCTCAGGCGGCCGCAGAGCTTCAGCAGTACTGCACGCAGAATGCCTGCAAGGATGCCCTGCTGGTGGGCGTTCCAGCTGGAAGCAACCCCTTCCGGGAGCCCAGATCCTGTGCTTTACTC GGAAGAAGTTCTCTGAGGAATGCCTTCAAGTACAAAGTGATGAATGACTGCCTCCAAGTCTCAAGAAAACACTTTCCCCAGCCAATGACTTTTAGATATTTTAGTCCTTTCCGGTGGCCAGGTCCCATAGCCAAAATCCCACAGGAATTGATGAGTTTCTactacaaataa
- the GNG10 gene encoding guanine nucleotide-binding protein G(I)/G(S)/G(O) subunit gamma-10 isoform X4: MSSGASASALQRLVEQLKLEAGVERIKVSQAAAELQQYCTQNACKDALLVGVPAGSNPFREPRSCALL; encoded by the exons ATGTCCTCCGGGGCCAGCGCGAGCGCCCTGCAGCGCCTGGTGGAGCAGCTCAAGTTGGAGGCCGGCGTGGAGCGCATCAAG GTCTCTCAGGCGGCCGCAGAGCTTCAGCAGTACTGCACGCAGAATGCCTGCAAGGATGCCCTGCTGGTGGGCGTTCCAGCTGGAAGCAACCCCTTCCGGGAGCCCAGATCCTGTGCTTTACTC TAG
- the GNG10 gene encoding guanine nucleotide-binding protein G(I)/G(S)/G(O) subunit gamma-10 isoform X3 — MSSGASASALQRLVEQLKLEAGVERIKVSQAAAELQQYCTQNACKDALLVGVPAGSNPFREPRSCALLLSEYISVF, encoded by the exons ATGTCCTCCGGGGCCAGCGCGAGCGCCCTGCAGCGCCTGGTGGAGCAGCTCAAGTTGGAGGCCGGCGTGGAGCGCATCAAG GTCTCTCAGGCGGCCGCAGAGCTTCAGCAGTACTGCACGCAGAATGCCTGCAAGGATGCCCTGCTGGTGGGCGTTCCAGCTGGAAGCAACCCCTTCCGGGAGCCCAGATCCTGTGCTTTACTC CTTTCAGAATATATCTCTGTGTTTTAA